In Cynocephalus volans isolate mCynVol1 chromosome 3, mCynVol1.pri, whole genome shotgun sequence, one DNA window encodes the following:
- the LOC134372549 gene encoding basic proline-rich protein-like, translated as MPPPAASLPGSRARRERRASRLLRIPPRAATRGCPAGGRAGGRAVGASSPAPKPAPSGRERLLRRTPAGRLSFVLSPEQPVAAQPITTPPPPCPPVRGNWGRSHPRPPDPRPPPADSAPSRLSLAGHFGGCSLHFSYSDLLQTPSPS; from the exons ATGCCGCCACCGGCGGCCTCCCTCCCGGGCTCCCGGGCGAGGCGCGAGCGCCGGGCCTCGCGCCTCCTCCGAATTCCTCCACGGGCAGCGACC CGCGGCTGcccggcgggcgggcgggcgggcgggcgggcggtgGGTGCGTCCTCTCCAGCACCGAAGCCCGCACCGAGCGGGCGGGAGCGCCTACTCCGGAGGACGCCTGCCGGCCGGCTCTCTTTTGTTCTTAGCCCGGAGCAGCCCGTCGCAGCCCAGCCAATCACCACCCCGCCGCCACCCTGCCCGCCGGTGCGAGGCAACTGGGGGCGCTCCCACCCGCGCCCCCCAGACCCACGCCCACCTCCCGCTGACTCGGCCCCGTCCCGGCTTTCCCTAGCCGGCCACTTCGGCGGGTGCTCTCTG CACTTCTCCTACTCAGATCTCCTCCAGACTCCCAGCCCAAGCTGA